One window of the Tetragenococcus koreensis genome contains the following:
- a CDS encoding ISLre2 family transposase — protein sequence MESIVTDLVEVMKKETNFLAREKAMMVFFAQLLATITQLAFQILDAEVSAQCKKEGFQVDRKSERTVTFLFGTVTYVRRRMKNQANEIRYPLDEFLGIRKSLRYSSLVLRNVSQLGTTMVYRHVSQAIDCLTSWRMSHQNVQQLVVKTEELVQTRSTHESRYEGDISKKKVPYLYLEGDGVKIGGQKKQSLEIHRFQVSEGSQKVGHRSEMIAPHFVSHLNRQQAQKEIMNYIQAHYDLTNTVVVSNSDGGSGYEKAVFDELSLGCLRHEHFRDRYHVHRKIKERLSFVPQLQNRMIQAIQHYDWQEVQLVLDTSESLIEEKEAEFLEQLRLLHHYLQRNWPYLKPRKARGIVDPKACIGTIESTHRKMTYRMKRQGRLWTKTGAQAMIRVIDSLRNQEFDGWLNQYEALPNDVLAQEKRWKAMKRWVQKKPNFQTHEGAFKGQIGEGKAKSAPLGQFAKGLEQLITTPNYI from the coding sequence ATGGAGTCTATTGTAACAGATTTAGTTGAAGTAATGAAGAAGGAAACGAATTTTTTAGCAAGAGAAAAAGCCATGATGGTCTTTTTTGCCCAACTCCTAGCGACGATAACACAACTTGCCTTCCAAATTCTCGATGCGGAGGTTTCGGCCCAATGCAAAAAGGAAGGCTTTCAAGTGGACCGTAAAAGTGAACGAACGGTGACTTTCTTATTTGGCACCGTGACCTATGTTCGCCGCCGAATGAAAAATCAAGCCAATGAAATTCGTTATCCTTTGGATGAATTTCTGGGTATTCGGAAGAGCCTCCGTTATAGCTCTCTTGTGCTACGCAACGTTTCCCAATTGGGGACAACGATGGTCTACCGTCACGTCTCCCAAGCGATCGACTGTTTGACTTCTTGGCGTATGAGCCATCAAAATGTGCAACAACTGGTGGTCAAAACCGAAGAACTGGTTCAGACACGAAGTACCCATGAAAGTCGTTACGAGGGGGACATTTCTAAGAAAAAAGTGCCCTACTTATATCTAGAAGGCGACGGAGTGAAGATTGGCGGTCAGAAGAAGCAGTCGCTGGAAATCCATCGTTTTCAAGTAAGTGAAGGGAGCCAGAAAGTCGGGCATCGCTCGGAAATGATCGCTCCTCACTTTGTCAGTCATCTCAATCGACAACAAGCGCAAAAAGAAATAATGAACTATATTCAAGCGCATTATGATCTAACAAATACCGTTGTCGTTTCCAATAGTGATGGGGGTTCAGGCTATGAAAAAGCTGTGTTTGATGAACTTTCCTTAGGCTGTTTACGTCATGAACACTTTCGTGATCGGTATCATGTCCATCGGAAAATCAAAGAACGTCTGTCTTTTGTCCCGCAACTTCAAAATCGGATGATCCAGGCGATTCAACATTATGATTGGCAAGAGGTCCAGCTTGTCTTAGACACCTCGGAAAGTTTGATCGAAGAAAAGGAAGCCGAATTCTTGGAACAATTGCGCTTACTCCATCATTATCTTCAAAGGAATTGGCCGTATTTAAAACCTCGGAAAGCCCGAGGGATCGTGGATCCCAAAGCTTGTATTGGCACAATCGAAAGTACCCATCGGAAGATGACCTACCGGATGAAGCGCCAAGGTCGTTTATGGACAAAAACAGGGGCGCAGGCCATGATTCGTGTCATTGATAGTTTAAGAAACCAAGAATTTGACGGTTGGTTGAACCAATATGAAGCCTTACCGAATGATGTACTCGCCCAGGAAAAGCGTTGGAAAGCCATGAAACGTTGGGTACAGAAAAAGCCTAACTTTCAAACGCATGAAGGGGCATTTAAGGGCCAAATTGGTGAAGGAAAAGCTAAAAGTGCCCCTTTAGGCCAATTTGCCAAAGGATTGGAGCAATTAATAACGACACCGAATTATATCTAA
- a CDS encoding transposase, producing the protein MLHLDEIKALFSELKVTQFLKQAHISKQKGYSVAVLFTFLFSLVFKGKTLNQVLSGREGDQYMKKDIVYRWMNDPHNNWRLFLLRFSASVIEKLHALTDTKTHLRTLILDDSTFYRNRSQEVPGLARLWDHALKQGYKGYRMLTLGFSDGYSFIPIDFGLLSGQKKVNQAITEKDQRTVGAKRFKESSQKMPEVALEMVQRALDQGIYATHVLMDKWFTSPKMMDQLHEMGIHTIGMVKNGKTQYLFHQRLYKLEELYAKSTKEYTQEAIISSIVVKPSSGKNPVKIVFVKNHNKKSAWLAIMTDDLDLSSQEIVKTYSVRWDIETFFKASKSLLNLTKETQTRHYQALICHTTIVFTRYILLSWQQRCANDERTLGGLFYELGDQIKELDWSAALIELVHIIQVVSEESGKQLQDFITSQLQHWVDTLPHYIKAYLPNLVCET; encoded by the coding sequence ATTTTACACTTAGATGAAATAAAAGCCCTTTTTTCTGAATTAAAAGTCACACAATTTTTAAAACAAGCCCATATTAGTAAACAAAAAGGGTACTCGGTGGCTGTCCTCTTCACTTTTCTCTTTAGCCTCGTTTTTAAAGGAAAAACTTTAAATCAAGTGCTTAGCGGACGGGAAGGGGACCAATATATGAAAAAAGATATCGTTTATCGATGGATGAATGACCCACATAACAACTGGCGTCTGTTTTTACTTCGGTTTAGTGCCTCTGTCATCGAAAAGCTTCATGCTTTAACGGATACGAAGACCCATCTTCGTACGTTGATTCTGGATGATTCGACCTTTTATCGTAACCGCAGCCAAGAGGTGCCGGGTTTGGCTCGTCTTTGGGATCATGCGCTCAAACAAGGTTACAAAGGGTATCGTATGCTTACTTTAGGCTTTTCCGATGGCTATTCTTTTATTCCGATTGATTTTGGTTTGCTTTCCGGCCAGAAAAAAGTTAACCAAGCCATAACAGAAAAAGACCAACGAACCGTAGGAGCGAAACGGTTCAAAGAATCCAGTCAAAAGATGCCAGAAGTGGCCCTTGAGATGGTTCAACGTGCCTTGGACCAAGGGATTTACGCCACCCATGTGTTGATGGATAAATGGTTTACCTCTCCTAAAATGATGGATCAACTACACGAAATGGGCATTCACACCATCGGGATGGTGAAAAATGGAAAAACCCAATATCTTTTTCACCAACGTTTATACAAATTGGAAGAACTTTATGCGAAATCTACAAAAGAATATACACAAGAAGCGATTATTTCCTCGATCGTGGTGAAACCCAGTTCTGGCAAAAATCCCGTCAAAATCGTTTTTGTCAAAAATCATAATAAGAAAAGTGCTTGGTTGGCGATTATGACCGATGATCTGGATTTATCTTCTCAAGAAATTGTCAAAACCTATTCGGTCAGATGGGACATCGAAACATTTTTCAAGGCCTCAAAATCACTGCTTAATCTAACCAAAGAAACGCAAACACGGCATTATCAAGCCTTGATTTGTCATACCACCATTGTATTCACGCGGTACATTTTATTAAGCTGGCAACAGCGCTGTGCCAATGACGAGCGGACTTTAGGCGGTTTATTTTATGAACTGGGCGATCAAATAAAAGAGCTCGATTGGTCCGCCGCCCTTATCGAATTGGTTCATATTATCCAAGTGGTAAGCGAAGAGTCTGGAAAACAATTACAAGATTTTATTACAAGTCAACTCCAACACTGGGTGGATACTCTGCCTCATTATATCAAGGCTTATCTCCCTAATTTGGTGTGCGAAACTTGA
- a CDS encoding TIGR04141 family sporadically distributed protein: protein MRKLKKDCVYASVDNQEEPILISRVYDGILYELVHEGKRYMLCYGNWYQINNDFYSNIRDKVNNAPLSELELPDCGENMHEGTYNEIAALSSVNFVLLDKKDYLVPRYGTSRIEPCDIITQNKELIHIKKNDSSSKLSHLFAQGLVSAKFLNGDLGFRNYINGLVNESFGENFITEEDSNEDFEIVFAIIDKKEGTLVDNLPFFSMVNLAQILEQLKSMDYKYSLIKINVTKQEQLSLF, encoded by the coding sequence ATAAGAAAATTAAAAAAAGATTGTGTATACGCTAGTGTTGATAATCAAGAGGAACCAATACTTATATCGAGGGTGTATGACGGAATACTTTACGAGTTAGTTCATGAAGGGAAACGTTATATGCTATGCTATGGTAATTGGTATCAAATTAATAATGATTTTTATTCAAATATAAGGGACAAAGTAAATAACGCTCCTTTATCAGAGCTAGAATTACCTGATTGTGGAGAAAACATGCATGAAGGAACTTATAACGAAATAGCAGCTCTTTCCTCGGTTAATTTTGTACTTTTGGACAAGAAAGATTATCTTGTCCCAAGATATGGGACAAGCAGAATAGAACCTTGTGATATTATTACTCAAAATAAAGAATTGATCCATATAAAAAAGAATGATTCGTCATCTAAGCTGAGTCATTTGTTTGCGCAAGGATTGGTATCAGCAAAATTTTTGAATGGGGATTTAGGTTTTAGAAATTATATTAATGGTTTAGTTAATGAAAGTTTTGGTGAGAATTTTATTACAGAGGAAGATTCAAATGAAGATTTTGAAATTGTATTTGCGATTATCGATAAAAAAGAGGGGACGTTAGTTGATAATTTACCTTTCTTTTCTATGGTAAATTTAGCCCAAATATTAGAACAATTGAAATCCATGGATTATAAGTATTCATTAATTAAAATTAACGTAACGAAACAAGAGCAATTAAGTCTTTTTTAA
- a CDS encoding LacI family DNA-binding transcriptional regulator — MATIREVADKAGVSVATVSRAINDSGYVGKEAKRKIMKAVKELNYKPNEVARSLYQKSSKMIGLLLPDIANPFFPLIAKGVEDVAQEKGYMVLLGNVEGDSHREQKYIDFFSQYNVSGVLSASSEAQTFGKGIPIVFLDRVKDRKNFFVTVDHFKGGQLAAQTILKSKPRKVVIMVGPRHVDVAVDRLQGAESILNESQIDYELFETRTYQAEDAEKTAEELLNNFENIDSIIANNDIFALAIIKEALKRGLRVPEDIQIIGYDNTPFSNFMNPQLTTVAQPGYEIGYEAAQILFKIIDKETVHKSVSLEPYVIERESLRKVGEQKNG, encoded by the coding sequence ATGGCAACAATTAGAGAAGTAGCTGACAAAGCTGGAGTATCTGTGGCAACTGTTTCTAGAGCAATTAACGATAGTGGATACGTTGGTAAAGAAGCTAAACGCAAAATAATGAAAGCGGTTAAAGAACTAAATTACAAGCCAAATGAGGTAGCTAGAAGTTTATATCAAAAATCTTCCAAAATGATCGGTTTATTATTACCAGATATAGCAAATCCTTTTTTTCCCTTAATTGCAAAAGGTGTAGAAGATGTAGCGCAGGAAAAAGGTTATATGGTGTTGTTGGGAAATGTGGAAGGGGATTCACATAGAGAACAAAAGTATATCGATTTCTTTTCGCAGTATAATGTTAGTGGCGTTTTATCGGCTAGCAGTGAAGCCCAAACTTTTGGTAAGGGGATTCCTATCGTATTTTTGGATAGAGTTAAAGATAGGAAAAATTTCTTTGTTACAGTAGATCATTTTAAAGGAGGACAATTAGCAGCCCAAACAATATTGAAAAGTAAACCTCGTAAAGTAGTCATCATGGTTGGACCACGACACGTGGATGTAGCAGTTGATCGTTTGCAAGGTGCAGAATCAATATTAAACGAGAGCCAGATCGACTACGAATTATTTGAAACAAGAACTTATCAGGCGGAAGATGCAGAAAAAACAGCAGAAGAATTATTAAACAACTTTGAAAATATTGATTCAATCATCGCAAATAATGATATTTTTGCGCTTGCGATTATTAAAGAAGCTCTTAAGAGAGGATTAAGGGTTCCTGAAGATATCCAGATTATAGGATATGATAATACGCCATTCAGCAATTTTATGAATCCACAATTAACCACTGTTGCTCAGCCCGGCTACGAGATCGGATACGAGGCTGCACAAATTTTATTTAAAATCATCGATAAAGAAACTGTTCATAAAAGCGTATCATTGGAACCATATGTTATTGAAAGAGAATCGTTAAGAAAGGTAGGAGAACAAAAGAATGGCTAG
- the rbsK gene encoding ribokinase has protein sequence MARITVVGSISTDFVVTVSRRPELGETIEGELFETNFGGKGANQAVAVARLGAKTNMVGAVGNDDFGDLLIANLIEEGISVENVERVTEQPSGAAFINIEANDNSIIYIPGANGEVTRDSVNRARAAFDQSDFVLIQNEVIQEVVEEVIAYCFENRIPILLNPAPGRPLGDGYINKVTYLTPNETEFSILFPDEKMEDVMKRYPNKLFVTLGAQGVKYHDGNEIVKVDAFEPQEIIDTTGAGDTFNGAFAVAITKKLSIKDCVEFANLAASLSIQKHGAQTGIPLLNEMKDSEYYEKKWNIE, from the coding sequence ATGGCTAGAATTACAGTTGTTGGAAGTATTTCTACAGATTTTGTGGTTACAGTGTCAAGGCGACCTGAACTAGGAGAAACAATTGAAGGAGAATTATTCGAAACTAATTTTGGAGGGAAAGGAGCTAACCAAGCAGTTGCTGTTGCTAGATTAGGCGCCAAAACAAATATGGTTGGCGCTGTAGGGAATGACGATTTTGGTGATTTACTTATTGCTAATTTAATCGAAGAAGGTATCTCTGTTGAAAATGTGGAACGGGTTACAGAACAACCATCTGGTGCGGCTTTTATTAATATCGAAGCCAATGATAATTCGATTATTTATATTCCAGGAGCTAATGGAGAAGTAACAAGAGATTCAGTTAACCGAGCGCGTGCTGCATTTGACCAAAGTGATTTTGTCTTGATTCAAAACGAGGTTATTCAAGAGGTCGTGGAAGAAGTAATTGCCTACTGCTTCGAAAATAGGATACCTATTTTACTGAATCCAGCGCCTGGAAGGCCTCTTGGCGATGGTTATATTAATAAAGTAACTTATTTAACCCCTAATGAGACTGAATTTTCTATTTTATTTCCTGATGAAAAAATGGAAGATGTTATGAAAAGATATCCGAATAAATTGTTTGTCACATTGGGAGCTCAAGGCGTCAAGTATCATGATGGAAATGAAATAGTAAAAGTGGATGCATTTGAACCGCAAGAAATTATCGACACCACTGGCGCAGGAGACACCTTTAATGGGGCTTTCGCTGTTGCAATTACTAAAAAATTATCCATTAAGGATTGTGTTGAATTCGCCAATTTAGCAGCTTCTCTTTCTATTCAGAAACATGGTGCACAAACTGGGATACCCTTATTAAATGAAATGAAGGACAGTGAATATTATGAAAAAAAATGGAATATTGAATAG
- the rbsD gene encoding D-ribose pyranase, with protein MKKNGILNSEISKVLSDLGHTDQIVIADAGLPVPEGVKKIDLALTANMPTFVNTLKAVLDDMAIEKVFLAEEINTKNRDLEEEIFGLMDKDVAYNYVSHEEFKNLTEGARAIIRTGECTPFANIILQSKPIF; from the coding sequence ATGAAAAAAAATGGAATATTGAATAGTGAAATAAGCAAAGTGTTATCTGATTTGGGACATACAGATCAGATAGTGATTGCTGATGCTGGGTTACCTGTGCCTGAGGGCGTCAAAAAAATCGATTTGGCGTTAACTGCTAACATGCCGACATTTGTGAATACTCTTAAAGCAGTTTTAGATGATATGGCAATTGAAAAAGTCTTCCTTGCTGAAGAGATCAATACCAAAAATAGAGATTTAGAAGAAGAAATTTTTGGTTTAATGGATAAGGATGTAGCGTACAACTATGTCTCTCATGAAGAATTTAAAAATTTAACAGAAGGTGCTAGGGCAATTATTCGCACAGGTGAATGTACTCCTTTTGCTAATATAATCCTTCAATCAAAACCAATTTTTTAG
- a CDS encoding sugar ABC transporter ATP-binding protein, whose translation MEIRLENIKKTFGDNVVLSDTNFDLKTGEVHALVGENGAGKSTLMNILTGLHEQNEGKVLVDGVETKFSNPSEAEENGVSFIHQEMITWPDMTVLENMFMGKEIRNTIGWVNNKEMTKQATKVFEELGFSIDLNREMRTLSVGQQQLIEISKTLLNDAKVIIMDEPTAALAGKEINMLFGIIKKLSAEGVSIIYISHRMEEIFEISDRVTVMRDGVTVSTKLTKDTDNDEIVKQMVGRDIENYYPDMNIEKGNVILEIEHLTRKNVFEDVSFQLHEGEILTFSGLMGAGRTEIMRSIFGADSSSSGRIVVNGNEAKIKSPFDAIKAGIGFVTENRKDEGLILDFSIRDNVSLTALNEFSKGGWINRKEEGEFVDLLVKRLSVKMTDINQPALSLSGGNQQKVVLAKWIGVGLNVLILDEPTRGVDVGAKREIYELMKELAQRGVGIIVVSSDLPEVIGISDRVLVVYEGTVTGELNKEELTEENIMTYATGGSK comes from the coding sequence GTGGAGATTAGACTAGAAAATATAAAAAAGACATTTGGTGATAATGTTGTACTTAGTGACACAAATTTTGACTTAAAAACAGGAGAGGTCCATGCTCTAGTTGGGGAAAATGGGGCCGGTAAGTCAACTTTGATGAATATTCTTACAGGTCTACATGAACAAAACGAAGGGAAAGTTCTGGTTGATGGAGTAGAAACTAAATTTTCAAATCCCAGCGAAGCAGAAGAAAATGGGGTCAGTTTTATTCATCAAGAAATGATTACATGGCCTGATATGACCGTTTTGGAAAATATGTTTATGGGAAAAGAGATCAGAAATACAATTGGCTGGGTCAATAATAAGGAAATGACTAAACAAGCGACAAAAGTTTTCGAGGAACTTGGTTTTTCTATTGATTTGAATCGTGAAATGCGTACCTTAAGTGTGGGACAACAACAACTGATTGAGATTTCCAAGACACTTTTAAATGATGCAAAAGTGATTATCATGGACGAACCAACAGCTGCTTTAGCAGGAAAAGAAATCAATATGTTATTTGGTATTATAAAAAAATTGTCTGCTGAGGGCGTTTCAATCATTTATATTTCCCATCGAATGGAAGAAATATTTGAAATTAGCGATCGAGTGACAGTGATGCGTGATGGTGTCACGGTAAGCACTAAGTTAACGAAAGACACAGATAATGATGAAATTGTTAAACAAATGGTTGGAAGAGATATAGAAAATTATTATCCAGATATGAACATCGAAAAGGGAAATGTCATATTGGAAATAGAGCATTTAACCAGAAAAAATGTTTTTGAAGATGTTTCTTTTCAATTGCATGAGGGAGAAATACTTACCTTTTCTGGATTAATGGGTGCAGGCAGGACTGAAATTATGAGATCCATCTTTGGCGCAGACTCGTCCAGCTCGGGGCGAATAGTAGTCAACGGTAATGAAGCGAAAATAAAAAGCCCTTTTGATGCCATCAAAGCAGGAATAGGATTTGTGACAGAAAATCGAAAAGACGAGGGGCTTATTCTTGATTTTTCAATACGGGATAATGTAAGCCTTACCGCTTTAAATGAGTTTTCGAAAGGAGGATGGATCAATCGAAAAGAAGAAGGAGAATTTGTTGACTTATTGGTAAAGAGGCTAAGTGTAAAAATGACAGATATCAATCAACCAGCGCTTTCTTTGTCGGGAGGTAACCAACAGAAAGTGGTTTTAGCAAAATGGATTGGTGTGGGTCTAAATGTTCTGATTTTGGATGAACCAACCCGTGGAGTAGACGTTGGCGCCAAAAGAGAAATTTATGAATTGATGAAGGAATTAGCCCAACGAGGAGTAGGCATTATTGTTGTTTCGAGTGATTTACCTGAAGTTATTGGTATCAGTGATCGAGTTCTTGTCGTTTACGAAGGAACTGTCACTGGCGAGTTGAATAAAGAAGAACTGACTGAAGAAAATATCATGACATATGCAACAGGAGGTTCCAAATGA
- a CDS encoding ABC transporter permease, with translation MKDTAENKTKKELKRSEFYRKLGPLLALIVLIILVTVMNPSFITPTNLLNLLRQASVNALIAFGMTFVIITGGIDLSVGSILALSGALTAGLIAEGLPPIVGIIGGLFFGGIMGLFNGFLVTKGRVAPFIATLATMTIYRGLTLIYTGGNPITGFGGGYLFQFVGRGYLFGIPFPVIIMFLAFALLYCLLHKMTFGRKTLSVGGNEDASFIAGIKTDRIKMAVYSISGVLSAVAGLILASRLNSAQPTAGTTYELDAIAAVVIGGTSLSGGKGRLFGTFVGALIMGTLNNGLNLLGVSSFYQQVVQGIVIIIAVLIDRKGN, from the coding sequence ATGAAAGATACTGCAGAAAACAAAACAAAAAAAGAACTAAAACGAAGTGAGTTTTATCGAAAACTTGGTCCTTTATTAGCTTTAATTGTTCTTATTATTCTTGTAACAGTTATGAATCCAAGCTTTATAACCCCTACGAATTTACTGAATCTATTACGTCAAGCATCTGTCAACGCTTTAATCGCTTTTGGGATGACATTTGTCATAATCACAGGAGGTATCGATTTATCTGTGGGTTCAATCTTAGCCCTCAGTGGTGCGTTAACAGCTGGTTTAATAGCAGAGGGACTCCCTCCTATTGTCGGAATTATTGGAGGCCTTTTCTTTGGCGGGATTATGGGGCTATTTAATGGATTTCTAGTAACAAAAGGAAGAGTAGCTCCATTTATTGCAACACTAGCAACTATGACAATTTATCGGGGTTTAACACTTATTTACACTGGTGGCAACCCAATTACAGGATTTGGCGGAGGATATTTATTTCAATTTGTAGGTAGAGGGTATTTGTTTGGAATCCCTTTTCCAGTCATTATCATGTTTCTAGCATTTGCTCTCCTTTATTGTTTATTGCATAAAATGACATTTGGTAGAAAGACGCTTTCAGTAGGGGGAAATGAAGACGCCTCTTTCATAGCAGGTATTAAAACCGATCGAATCAAAATGGCTGTGTATTCAATATCCGGTGTTCTTTCGGCTGTTGCAGGATTGATTTTAGCCTCTCGTTTGAATTCAGCGCAACCAACAGCAGGTACAACTTATGAATTAGATGCTATTGCAGCGGTTGTTATTGGAGGAACAAGTTTATCAGGAGGAAAGGGGAGATTATTTGGAACATTTGTCGGTGCTTTGATTATGGGAACATTGAATAATGGGTTGAACTTATTGGGCGTATCAAGTTTTTATCAGCAAGTAGTTCAAGGAATTGTGATTATTATCGCCGTATTAATTGATCGTAAAGGAAACTAA
- a CDS encoding D-ribose ABC transporter substrate-binding protein has protein sequence MKRFGLKKQLLLMVTMIFAFILTACGNAARLEGEGGDEGETEELAPEDITIGLSVSTLNNPFFGQLEKGVVETAEEQGSTVQTVDAQDDTATQINDIDDLIQQDVDILLINPVDSDSIVPAVESANDANIPVITLDRSSSDGEVITLIASDNVEGGEMAAKYIVDSVGEDANVVQIEGVPGASATNERGEGFNNVAEDQLNVLESQSGNFNRSEGLDVMENLLQSHSDIDAVFSQNDEMALGAIEALESAGLDDDVMVIGFDGNDDAIQSVEDGDLDGTVAQQPYDMGELGVEAVYDHFSGETVEEEISSPLELVTAEDED, from the coding sequence ATGAAGAGATTTGGTTTAAAAAAACAACTATTACTCATGGTAACAATGATTTTTGCATTTATATTGACAGCCTGCGGTAATGCAGCAAGGTTAGAGGGCGAAGGTGGCGATGAAGGTGAAACTGAAGAATTAGCTCCTGAAGATATCACTATTGGTCTGTCTGTCTCTACTTTGAATAACCCATTCTTTGGACAACTAGAAAAAGGCGTAGTAGAAACAGCAGAAGAGCAAGGTTCAACCGTTCAAACCGTTGATGCACAAGATGATACGGCAACGCAAATTAACGATATTGATGATTTGATTCAACAAGATGTTGATATTTTGCTTATCAACCCAGTAGATTCTGATTCGATTGTACCAGCAGTAGAATCTGCTAACGACGCAAATATCCCTGTTATTACATTGGATCGGTCAAGTTCTGATGGGGAAGTAATAACTTTGATTGCTTCTGACAATGTTGAAGGTGGGGAAATGGCTGCAAAATATATCGTTGATTCTGTAGGAGAAGATGCTAATGTTGTGCAGATTGAAGGGGTTCCTGGAGCATCAGCAACTAATGAACGTGGTGAAGGATTTAATAATGTTGCTGAAGATCAACTGAATGTTCTTGAATCGCAATCGGGAAACTTCAATCGTTCAGAAGGACTAGATGTGATGGAAAACTTATTGCAATCCCATTCGGATATTGATGCAGTGTTTTCACAAAATGATGAAATGGCATTAGGTGCTATTGAGGCCTTAGAGTCTGCTGGATTAGACGATGATGTTATGGTCATTGGCTTTGATGGAAACGATGATGCTATCCAGTCAGTAGAAGATGGTGATTTGGATGGCACTGTTGCCCAACAACCTTATGATATGGGTGAACTGGGCGTAGAAGCTGTCTATGACCATTTCTCTGGCGAAACAGTGGAAGAAGAAATTTCTTCACCTTTAGAATTAGTTACGGCTGAAGATGAAGATTAA
- a CDS encoding ROK family protein translates to MQIYNPTHQSESLVLEDIINYQEISRAKLTKITNLTKSSISDITKTLIDKEIIYESKVGNSTISGGRRPIYLKFNGSSALAIGIEIGRNYIKSGLSYINGKLIKEKNYVHITINQHNIIDILSQIIQQLCKNSPRTSYGIIGVGVAIHGSVYKNRITFVPYSDIDEIELQEKLSSNINLPVFLINEANASALGEYTFTSNSENLISISIQDGIGAGIVEKGTLYNGKNGNAGEIGHTTLYPDGRLCPCGNHGCLEQYASTSVLYREISQLKKIEICNLHNIAYYWYNDEEIVQLLKNNAKLLSIGINNIVSMYDPEIVVINNELYRKIPDLINIIEKHLTSRNSSNVHIQNTSLEGKTTLFGCISLVIRQFLKLNRIKFKINI, encoded by the coding sequence ATGCAAATTTATAACCCAACCCATCAAAGTGAATCTCTCGTGTTAGAAGATATTATAAACTATCAAGAAATTTCTAGAGCAAAATTAACCAAAATTACTAACCTTACCAAATCTTCTATTTCAGATATAACTAAAACTTTAATAGATAAAGAAATCATCTATGAAAGTAAAGTAGGCAACTCCACTATTTCTGGTGGACGCCGTCCCATTTATTTAAAATTCAATGGGAGTAGTGCTTTAGCTATCGGCATTGAAATCGGTCGAAACTATATAAAAAGCGGTTTATCATATATAAACGGTAAGTTAATAAAAGAAAAAAATTATGTACACATAACAATCAATCAACATAATATTATTGATATTTTGTCTCAAATAATCCAACAATTATGTAAAAATTCGCCAAGAACCAGTTATGGAATTATTGGAGTTGGTGTGGCTATTCATGGAAGTGTTTACAAAAATAGGATAACTTTCGTTCCATATTCTGACATAGATGAAATTGAACTCCAAGAAAAATTAAGCTCTAATATAAATTTACCAGTTTTTTTAATTAACGAAGCCAATGCAAGCGCGCTAGGAGAGTACACCTTCACTTCTAACTCAGAAAATTTAATAAGTATTAGCATCCAAGATGGTATAGGCGCTGGCATTGTTGAAAAAGGAACTTTATATAACGGAAAAAATGGTAACGCTGGTGAGATTGGACATACGACCTTATATCCTGATGGTAGATTATGTCCGTGTGGTAACCATGGCTGTTTAGAACAATACGCTTCAACATCTGTATTATATAGAGAAATCTCCCAACTAAAGAAGATAGAGATCTGTAATCTTCATAATATTGCCTACTATTGGTATAATGATGAGGAAATTGTACAACTATTAAAAAATAACGCTAAATTATTAAGTATAGGAATAAACAACATCGTTAGTATGTATGACCCTGAAATAGTAGTTATAAATAATGAACTTTACCGTAAAATTCCGGATTTAATTAACATTATAGAAAAACATTTAACAAGTAGGAATAGCAGCAATGTCCACATACAAAATACTTCTTTAGAAGGTAAAACTACATTATTTGGTTGTATTTCGCTCGTTATTAGACAGTTTTTAAAATTAAATAGGATCAAATTTAAAATAAACATATAA